In Micromonospora ferruginea, the sequence TACGGCACCGCCATGCGCATCACGCTGCGCGAGCTGGACCGCGCCTTCCCGCGCCCGGAGCGGGCGCGGCTGGGGGTCCGGTGGAACGAGCCGACCGGAGGCTTCTTCCTGTCGGTGGAGGTGCCGTTCGTCGCGGACAACGCGGCGCTGACCCGCTCCGCCGAGGAACACGGCGTGATTTGGACGCCGATGTCGTACTTCTATCCGGAGGGTGGTGGCGAGTGTGGTATCCGGCTTTCGGTCAGCTATCTCAGCGAGGAGGCCATTGTGGAGGGGGTGAGTAGGTTTGCACGATTCGTGGTCGAAGAGGCTGCTCGGGAGGGGGGTGGCGCGGCCGTACTGTCGGGTTGTGGAGGACTCGGAAAATAGATACGCGTGTTAGGATGCCCGTAATGGGGATGCGCTAAACCTCGGCGTCTGGAAGGTTTAATTCTGCGGATCAGCTGAACGTAAGCAACGCGGATCAACGGGGAGAAATTGTGACGCGCCAAGCCACGGGGGAATCTGTACGACCGTTCGACCCGGCGGGTGCCGGTCCATTGTTCGAGACAGAATTGATTCCACTATTCGAGCTGGGTGGCTCGCTGTCGCCACGGCTCGACGGAGAAAACGACGATCATGCCCGGATGCTCGCGGACAGCGACATGCCGCTGCCACCGATCATGGTGCACCGGGCGACGATGCGGGTCATCGACGGCATGCACCGCATCCGCGCCGCCCGCCTGCGCGGTGACACCGAGATCTGGGGCAACTTCTTCGACGGGACCACGGAGGCCGCCTTCGTCCTGGCCGTGAAGGCCAACGTGACGCACGGCCTGCCGTTGTCGCTTCGGGACCGCACGGCCGCCGCCGAGCAGATCATCACCAGCCATCCTCACTGGTCGGACCGGGCCATCGGCACGACCGCGGGGCTCAGCGCCAAGACCGTCGCCGGGGTGCGCCGGCGGCTCGCGGCCTACGACGCGACCTCGGCCCGGGTCGGCCGCGACGGCCGCGTACGACCGCTGAACAGCGCGGACGGCCGGCTGCGCGTGGTCGAGTTGCTACGGGAACAGCCCGACGCGCCGCTGCGGGCGATCGCCAAGCTCGCCTCGGTGTCGC encodes:
- a CDS encoding transcriptional regulator protein — protein: MTRQATGESVRPFDPAGAGPLFETELIPLFELGGSLSPRLDGENDDHARMLADSDMPLPPIMVHRATMRVIDGMHRIRAARLRGDTEIWGNFFDGTTEAAFVLAVKANVTHGLPLSLRDRTAAAEQIITSHPHWSDRAIGTTAGLSAKTVAGVRRRLAAYDATSARVGRDGRVRPLNSADGRLRVVELLREQPDAPLRAIAKLASVSPSTAWDVRNRVRRGEGPIGSSASSRATAPTLVREESPVSHSDVTPVLRGLARDPSLRLSASGRRLLQWLHSRAVRNGEWRRYVDEIPPHSTYTVADVARRCADEWLRLADALDRRKARSA